A region of the Callithrix jacchus isolate 240 chromosome 10, calJac240_pri, whole genome shotgun sequence genome:
tgttcacTACTCACTATTGCACTATTCACTATTCATGCACTATTCACATAAATCTTCCCCAACATCCCATGAGCACAGAATTGTAGTGAACTCACAATAACTGGAAATTTAAGGAGACTCAGAGAAGtaaagagaagacaaaaagaagacaaggaaagaaGTGAAAAAGTAAGAGTTCACAATAAAGGAAAAGACAGGCTAGATGTTTGATTTCAAGTTTCCTTGAAAAGTCACTGGAaatttttctttgctcatttatttctcaATCATCAACtgcttcttctctttccctcaaCAGGTGGATCACAGATCAAATCCTTAGAGGATGCCACCTGGGTTTTCACACCTGTGCATCACAGAGAGAGTCCATAAATAACCCCATTTACCAATCCCCTTTACTAGAGGAGGCTAAAaggcagagcagagctgaagACATTCAGTAAGCCCAGGAAACTGAGAAAGGATAAGGTACTTCAACACGAATTATACATTCAGACCCTCCACTCTCTCATACCACACTCCCTTGAACCTGCAGAGAAACACAGCTTTCACTTCCCTAAACAAAACTTTGCATCCAGATACACACCTCCTGCCAAAGCcagtgtaccaccacactctcTCCCACACAGCTTCACCCTCATTCCACTGAGGTCCAACCACAGCATGCTGCACCTGCAAAGCATGTCTCCTATGCAGGTAAGTTCTTGAAATCAGATTCCTCAACAATATGCTCAGTGAATGAACTCACACCTAAGTTATTGACATCTAGGTCTCAGATGGGGATGCAGACACAGGACCTGTGACAAGTTAGGAAGGGTGCCTGCATTGTGAACCTAAATGATACTCAAGCTCAATATCCTTTTCCCACTATTTTCTAAAGGGAAATAAATGGAACCTGCTCTTGCCCCAGTCTTTCTGGTCCACACTTCCTTAGATAATCACAGAGTAGCAAGTATCTTACAACAATCATTTTAAATCTTCCATAGAAGGCAAGAATAGGCCAGAAAGTGGAGAAGATATTAGTGACTCCAGCTCCTaaactctgtcatccaagcttcTTTCCCCTACTATCACAGGTCTGTGCCAATACTGAGGCCAAAACCATCTAGTGTCGTCATTAAAAAAACTCAGCCCAATAGATTATGATAATATCTGATTTTATACAGTTCTTCAAAAAGACATTCTTTACTTGATCTTCCGAATACTTCTGTAAGAAGCGGAGGAGGACTTGTTTTCTTCAGTTCACCGTTGGGAGAGCTTAAATGACCTGCCCCAGGACACAAAGCCAGGAAGCCGCAAACCCGGGCTTTGGCCCCCGTCTTTGTACAACAAACCCAGTGGTATTACCACAGTCCCATTTTGCCTCTGGCTAAATAAACATTAcgtatgtattattttaaaatattcttatggACAATGTGAGAATAAACATGGCCTTTTAAAGAGTTTTGTATTCTCCAATAGATGTTACACAGTATCAACATTCTTCATAGCTTTGTAAGTTTTGGTTGATTTTAGCATTTTCAGATTTGACAAATTGGCATTATACAGATCGgctactctctctctctggcaGTGAAAAGTACATCATCTGCATAACTTGCAAAGAATATGGTATTCTAACtgtgatttgaaaaaaagaagtcagaagcagATTTCCCATTGTAGCCAACCACCAAAGGTGATGGAAGATAGATCTCTGCGGTTTTCTTCTTCACTCTGAgcccagcaaaagaaaaaggataaaagaatGCACAGTACACAAATCCTACAAAATTTTATCAAAGCACATATGACATAAAAATATCTTCCTAAGTGCATCAAAAAGGAGATTCACAGCAATAATATCTAGAATTGAGAAAATGTTTAGAAGTTATTAATTGTGAGAGCTCTAGAAATAGATGTATCTTTTCTGTGAAAATATGTTATTGTTTCTCCAGCTCTTCAGTCTTGTATCCCTGGGGCAGTCAGCATAAGCACCTGATGGACTCTGCTTGGGCTGAGCAATGAATTTGAGCCTGAACTTGCAGATCACAAGCAAGGTGATTTCTCCCTTAAAGATTCCCTCCGCAACTCAGAGTGAAAGTCAAGTCCCTTCTGTGGCCTAAGGATCTAGCCTATCTTGCCTATGCTACTTGCACCCTGGCTTCTAGTCCTCCAGCACAATAGCCGCTTTGTGAATTGGGCGCGTGGAAACCAACACAATTCAGCCTATAACAGGAATCCAGGGAAATCCTTGCTGGGAAGGTagcatttgagcaaagacttgagTCAAAAGAGACAGTCATGCAGATGTCAGAAGGGGAGAGCATTTCAGACAGAGGGACATCAAGTGCAAAGGCTGTGAGCAGCAAAGAGGGCAGTCTCCTCAACAAGCATATCTGATTTATCTCATACTTCCTTCTAGTATATCCACGTGAATGCTCAAATCACTGTACGTATTTAGTCATACTATGTAAGCATATTCAAGTTGCCCTGCCTCTTCATAGGCACTTCAGATGATGTATATACAGAAGTGATTTGGTGTACATTTGGTAAataacaaatacagaaaagaaagttAACGCATCATTTTATCATTAACTCAAAACATCAATGGCATGTCACTAAGAAGGATCAGAATTCAGTCTTCGCTGAAGTTTTCAAAATGTCTAGGTACAGATTCAGTCATAGGCAGTATAGAGGTTACAGTTCCACAAAGACACAGTCCTAGCCCAGTAGAATTTTGTAAGATACTGGAAGtaggaaaaatacataattagagATTACCAAGGACCGATTTAGAAAGGGAAGGCTTCTGGGAAGTGGGGAAACTTGTATTAAAACTTAATAGAGAAgaggaaagtaaagaaatgagACTCCCTAGGTAAGAGAAAAGGCATGAATGAGAGGTAAGAAACATCCCGGATTAGAGGTCAATAAATGATGTACAGGATGTGGAGGGAGAGAAGTCTGGAAAGATCAGTTTAAGAAGATTAATAAATACTTATCTTGGTGCTTTGGATATAGAACTCAAATCATCGTTGTTCAACATAGAAATTagtagaagttttaaaaaatgaattatgtgTGGTAGAGTCATTTCAGATGCTTATACaagtaaaaaacaataaatagttTTTCTGAGtctaaaaaacattatttcacaGAAAGATCTTTGTTTTATATAAACCAAATATCTGTTGTTACGGGGCAAACATAACAATACTACTCAGAAAGAGCCCTTCGTTTGCTAGGAAGAATGTCGGATTCCAATCTCAGTGATAACCGTCTTCCAGACACCTTCTTCTTGACAGGGATCCCAGGGCTAGAGGCTGCCCACTTCTGGATTGCCATCCCTTTTTGTGTCATGTATCTTGTAGCATTGACTGGAAATGCTGCCCTCATCCTGATCATTGTCAGGGACAATGCTCTTCATGCGCCCATGTacctcttcctctgccttctctcACTCACGGACCTGGCTCTTAGTTCTACCACTGTGCCCAAGACTCTGGCCATTTTGTGGCTTCATGCTGGTGAGATTTCCTTTGGTGGATGCCTGGCCCAGATGTTCTGTGTCCATTCTATCTATGCTCTAGAGTCCTCGATTCTACTTGCCATGGCCTTTGATAGATATGTGGCTATCTGTAACCCATTAAGGTACACGGCCATTCTCAATCATGCTGTCATAGGCAGAATTGGCTTTGTTGGGATATTCCGTAGCATGGCGATTGTCTCTCCCTTCATCTTCTTGCTGAGGCGACTCCCCTACTGTGGTCACCGTGTCATGACACACACATACTGTGAGCACATGGGCATTGCCCGACTCGCCTGTGCCAATATCACTGTCAATGTTGTCTATGGGCTGACTGTGGCTCTGCTGGCCATGGGACTGGATTCTATTCTCATTGCCGTCTCCTATGGCTTTATCCTCCATGCGATCTTTCATCTGCCGTCTCATGATGCCCAGCACAAGGCTCTGAGTACCTGTGGCTCCCACATTGGTG
Encoded here:
- the LOC100415269 gene encoding olfactory receptor 52D1, giving the protein MSDSNLSDNRLPDTFFLTGIPGLEAAHFWIAIPFCVMYLVALTGNAALILIIVRDNALHAPMYLFLCLLSLTDLALSSTTVPKTLAILWLHAGEISFGGCLAQMFCVHSIYALESSILLAMAFDRYVAICNPLRYTAILNHAVIGRIGFVGIFRSMAIVSPFIFLLRRLPYCGHRVMTHTYCEHMGIARLACANITVNVVYGLTVALLAMGLDSILIAVSYGFILHAIFHLPSHDAQHKALSTCGSHIGVILVFYIPAFFSFLTHRFGHHQVPKHVHIFLANLYVLVPPVLNPIIYGARTKEIRSRLLKLLHLGKTSI